The genome window ATTTAATCAATCAGGAGGGGTAATTTAAGCTATCAATCAGGAAATCCTAGTTGATAAACGCTTGGTTAAACCATTGAAAATCAGGCTCCGCCTGAATATATAGTTCCCTACCGTATAAATTCGCCCGTTAGGAAGAAATACCTCTTTACAGAGTCATCACTTTGTAAATTGAATGCTTCTAAGCCTGTTTTTTGGCAATAAACTCAGTAAGCAAATCAATGTAAGATTTCTGTTAGCTCAATTCGAGTTGTTTTACCATAAGAATTGGCTTGGTGGAACATTTCGTACAAATGTGGGCCACTCCCCGAAGCACGGAACGACTTAAGATTTCTTCTCTTTGGGCGGTGTTTTGTGGACCAAGTCAAGGGTAAGGGCTTTTTTAGCCACTTGTTTGGGAAACCGAATTGACAAGGTATCCAAGGGAAGGGGCTCGAAGACGGACAATTGCTCGCCCTTGGGCTGTTTGGTCGGTTTAGGCAGGCAACTTTGCAAGATCAACTCCGCTAGACTGACCTTTAACTCCTTGGCTCGTTGGAGTAACGCCTGTTTCTGGGCCGGGGTGACCCGCATATTGATCGTTTCTGATTTGCACACCTCTTTCCGAGGGCGACCGCGTCCATCCATCCGACTCACTGGTTAACTAAACCAAAGGTCTGAACTTATTTTTTGTAACACAAAAAATAAGTACTTTCTGGTATAGCAGTATTGCTGGGAAGTGTTGTTTATAGGAGAAGTTGAGACGACAAGAACAGGGTCTTATCCTGAACTAACGGTTCGTAACCAATCGGTCGTTCAGAAGGAAAGTAGCGCTACGGCGAAGCGTTGATAGAGTTTGCTTATCCCGCAATTGGGCCAATCCGGGTGGCTTCTTTTAGATTCGGTAAACCTTAGGTTAGCCCTTGGACCTTGTAGAGCTGCGATCAGTTAGCTGAGCCAGCAAGAACTCATTGAAATCTTTGTAATCTTTGTACAGCTTGGAGTAATCGGTCGTGTACGGGGGGAATTGCTCCTGAATCAGATCCCTGACTTTGTGGCCGGTTGTATCGTTGTCCAGGTACAAGGCGACTTTGGTGTAGCTACCGGCCCGGAGCAGCTCGCTGGTGCGCTGGTAAAAAGCAGCCGAATTCATGATCAACACATCGCCCTGCACCAGTTCCTGAAACATAGCTAGGTCGCTCGACTGGTAGTAGGTAAGCGCGGCCAGGAAGTCCATAAAGCCTTCGAAGACGGCAATGTGGCCTTTCTTCTTGCCTTCGATGAAGCTGACGCCTTTTCTGCCCAGTGAGCTCTTAAAATAGGCGTTTCTGATTTCATAGCCTTTTGTCTCATTGTTGATGCCGACGGCGAAATAGGTTTTACCGGTTAGTTGATTGCGGTACTGCACTTCGAGCAGGTACTTAGCCGCCAGCATGGGATCAATCCCCCGTTGATGGGTCAGATAGTGGATCAATGCCCTGCCCTTACTGGAGTCAACACTAAGGGGGCGTACGGTCTCTAAGCTGAGCGTTTGCTGCTCGTCGAGAGGACTAGCAGATACTATGGGCTCCTTGGTTGGCAGGGATGTAGCCGACCGGCTTTGCTGGAGTGGGCTCCCCATCAGGTGATCCAACTGAGCCAAGGCACCGCTCACATCGGTGTTATAGTAGCGCATAACGAACTCGAGCACATTGCCGCCGGTATCGCCGAAATCGTTCCAGATCCACTTGCCGCCCAAGAAGCTGGTATGGAAGGAGGGCTCCAGCTCGTTTCTGAAAGGAGAACAATACCAAAGCTCTTTCCCTGCTTTCAGGGTTCTAGCCGGTTGA of Spirosoma linguale DSM 74 contains these proteins:
- a CDS encoding hypothetical protein (KEGG: dps:DPPA08 related to DNA primase PrmN1 (partial length)) → MNTQQAKLLSLPDLLTKLGHQPARTLKAGKELWYCSPFRNELEPSFHTSFLGGKWIWNDFGDTGGNVLEFVMRYYNTDVSGALAQLDHLMGSPLQQSRSATSLPTKEPIVSASPLDEQQTLSLETVRPLSVDSSKGRALIHYLTHQRGIDPMLAAKYLLEVQYRNQLTGKTYFAVGINNETKGYEIRNAYFKSSLGRKGVSFIEGKKKGHIAVFEGFMDFLAALTYYQSSDLAMFQELVQGDVLIMNSAAFYQRTSELLRAGSYTKVALYLDNDTTGHKVRDLIQEQFPPYTTDYSKLYKDYKDFNEFLLAQLTDRSSTRSKG